Proteins encoded by one window of Panicum virgatum strain AP13 chromosome 7N, P.virgatum_v5, whole genome shotgun sequence:
- the LOC120682177 gene encoding serine/threonine-protein kinase STY8-like isoform X3, whose product MGYHDIAESSWTSAAAANRGGSSGGGYTDILKEIFDRLMAKGIEEVVSDPSAFREQLHRHFERLPASYSIDLDVEKPEDVLLHRRILDECANNPDKRPVFHVRFLRCIRAPLDSEDSGGSLTSTLRRDIEIRPIHEIIFSTIDKTKLLRELSDLMSEVGLNIHEAHVFSTTDGFCLDVFVVDGWDTKETDGLLQGLKETAARSHVFCFLSPLVLHGYLKFAGAFLASLIEPNKFCSHGKKY is encoded by the exons ATGGGGTACCATGACATCGCGGAGAGCTCCTGgacttccgccgccgctgcaaacCGAGGAGGCTCGTCGGGCGGCGGCTACACTGACATCCTGAAGGAGATCTTCGACCGTCTCATGGCCAAGGGAATCGAGGAGGTCGTCTCAGACCCGTCGGCCTTCCGCGAACAGCTCCACCGGCACTTTGAGCGGCTGCCGGCGAG CTACTCCATCGACTTGGACGTCGAGAAGCCGGAGGACGTGTTGCTGCACCGCAGGATTCTCGACGAGTGCGCCAACAACCCTGACAAACGCCCCGTCTTCCATGTCCGCTTCTTGAGG TGCATTCGTGCCCCATTGGATTCAGAAGATAGTGGAGGCTCTCTCACTTCCACTTTGAG GAGGGACATAGAGATTCGCCCTATTCATGAAATTATTTTTTCTACCATTGACAAGACAAAGCTCCTACGTGAG TTATCTGATTTGATGTCTGAAGTTGGACTGAACATTCATGAAGCTCATGTTTTCTCAACAACCGATGGCTTTTGTCTTGATGTATTTGTTGTTGATGGCTGGGATACAAAG GAGACAGATGGTTTGCTACAGGGACTCAAGGAGACAGCAGCACGCAGTCATGTATTCTGCTTTCTTTCTCCATTAGTTTTGCATGGATATTTAAAATTTGCTGGTGCCTTCCTG GCCTCATTAATCGAACCCAACAAATTCTGCAGCCACGGAAAAAAATACTAG
- the LOC120682177 gene encoding serine/threonine-protein kinase STY8-like isoform X4, with protein sequence MGYHDIAESSWTSAAAANRGGSSGGGYTDILKEIFDRLMAKGIEEVVSDPSAFREQLHRHFERLPASYSIDLDVEKPEDVLLHRRILDECANNPDKRPVFHVRFLRCIRAPLDSEDSGGSLTSTLRRDIEIRPIHEIIFSTIDKTKLLRELSDLMSEVGLNIHEAHVFSTTDGFCLDVFVVDGWDTKETDGLLQGLKETAARSHASLIEPNKFCSHGKKY encoded by the exons ATGGGGTACCATGACATCGCGGAGAGCTCCTGgacttccgccgccgctgcaaacCGAGGAGGCTCGTCGGGCGGCGGCTACACTGACATCCTGAAGGAGATCTTCGACCGTCTCATGGCCAAGGGAATCGAGGAGGTCGTCTCAGACCCGTCGGCCTTCCGCGAACAGCTCCACCGGCACTTTGAGCGGCTGCCGGCGAG CTACTCCATCGACTTGGACGTCGAGAAGCCGGAGGACGTGTTGCTGCACCGCAGGATTCTCGACGAGTGCGCCAACAACCCTGACAAACGCCCCGTCTTCCATGTCCGCTTCTTGAGG TGCATTCGTGCCCCATTGGATTCAGAAGATAGTGGAGGCTCTCTCACTTCCACTTTGAG GAGGGACATAGAGATTCGCCCTATTCATGAAATTATTTTTTCTACCATTGACAAGACAAAGCTCCTACGTGAG TTATCTGATTTGATGTCTGAAGTTGGACTGAACATTCATGAAGCTCATGTTTTCTCAACAACCGATGGCTTTTGTCTTGATGTATTTGTTGTTGATGGCTGGGATACAAAG GAGACAGATGGTTTGCTACAGGGACTCAAGGAGACAGCAGCACGCAGTCAT GCCTCATTAATCGAACCCAACAAATTCTGCAGCCACGGAAAAAAATACTAG
- the LOC120682177 gene encoding serine/threonine-protein kinase STY8-like isoform X2 — protein sequence MGYHDIAESSWTSAAAANRGGSSGGGYTDILKEIFDRLMAKGIEEVVSDPSAFREQLHRHFERLPARSASCHLYLLCSLSSHLHASLLGTVDFHFSAISSYSIDLDVEKPEDVLLHRRILDECANNPDKRPVFHVRFLRCIRAPLDSEDSGGSLTSTLRRDIEIRPIHEIIFSTIDKTKLLRELSDLMSEVGLNIHEAHVFSTTDGFCLDVFVVDGWDTKETDGLLQGLKETAARSHASLIEPNKFCSHGKKY from the exons ATGGGGTACCATGACATCGCGGAGAGCTCCTGgacttccgccgccgctgcaaacCGAGGAGGCTCGTCGGGCGGCGGCTACACTGACATCCTGAAGGAGATCTTCGACCGTCTCATGGCCAAGGGAATCGAGGAGGTCGTCTCAGACCCGTCGGCCTTCCGCGAACAGCTCCACCGGCACTTTGAGCGGCTGCCGGCGAGGTCAGCGTCATGCCATCTCTATCTCTTATGCTCCCTCTCTTCTCACCTGCATGCTTCCCTGCTTGGTACGGTTGACTTCCATTTCTCGGCAATTAGCAGCTACTCCATCGACTTGGACGTCGAGAAGCCGGAGGACGTGTTGCTGCACCGCAGGATTCTCGACGAGTGCGCCAACAACCCTGACAAACGCCCCGTCTTCCATGTCCGCTTCTTGAGG TGCATTCGTGCCCCATTGGATTCAGAAGATAGTGGAGGCTCTCTCACTTCCACTTTGAG GAGGGACATAGAGATTCGCCCTATTCATGAAATTATTTTTTCTACCATTGACAAGACAAAGCTCCTACGTGAG TTATCTGATTTGATGTCTGAAGTTGGACTGAACATTCATGAAGCTCATGTTTTCTCAACAACCGATGGCTTTTGTCTTGATGTATTTGTTGTTGATGGCTGGGATACAAAG GAGACAGATGGTTTGCTACAGGGACTCAAGGAGACAGCAGCACGCAGTCAT GCCTCATTAATCGAACCCAACAAATTCTGCAGCCACGGAAAAAAATACTAG
- the LOC120682177 gene encoding serine/threonine-protein kinase STY8-like isoform X1: protein MGYHDIAESSWTSAAAANRGGSSGGGYTDILKEIFDRLMAKGIEEVVSDPSAFREQLHRHFERLPARSASCHLYLLCSLSSHLHASLLGTVDFHFSAISSYSIDLDVEKPEDVLLHRRILDECANNPDKRPVFHVRFLRCIRAPLDSEDSGGSLTSTLRRDIEIRPIHEIIFSTIDKTKLLRELSDLMSEVGLNIHEAHVFSTTDGFCLDVFVVDGWDTKETDGLLQGLKETAARSHVFCFLSPLVLHGYLKFAGAFLASLIEPNKFCSHGKKY from the exons ATGGGGTACCATGACATCGCGGAGAGCTCCTGgacttccgccgccgctgcaaacCGAGGAGGCTCGTCGGGCGGCGGCTACACTGACATCCTGAAGGAGATCTTCGACCGTCTCATGGCCAAGGGAATCGAGGAGGTCGTCTCAGACCCGTCGGCCTTCCGCGAACAGCTCCACCGGCACTTTGAGCGGCTGCCGGCGAGGTCAGCGTCATGCCATCTCTATCTCTTATGCTCCCTCTCTTCTCACCTGCATGCTTCCCTGCTTGGTACGGTTGACTTCCATTTCTCGGCAATTAGCAGCTACTCCATCGACTTGGACGTCGAGAAGCCGGAGGACGTGTTGCTGCACCGCAGGATTCTCGACGAGTGCGCCAACAACCCTGACAAACGCCCCGTCTTCCATGTCCGCTTCTTGAGG TGCATTCGTGCCCCATTGGATTCAGAAGATAGTGGAGGCTCTCTCACTTCCACTTTGAG GAGGGACATAGAGATTCGCCCTATTCATGAAATTATTTTTTCTACCATTGACAAGACAAAGCTCCTACGTGAG TTATCTGATTTGATGTCTGAAGTTGGACTGAACATTCATGAAGCTCATGTTTTCTCAACAACCGATGGCTTTTGTCTTGATGTATTTGTTGTTGATGGCTGGGATACAAAG GAGACAGATGGTTTGCTACAGGGACTCAAGGAGACAGCAGCACGCAGTCATGTATTCTGCTTTCTTTCTCCATTAGTTTTGCATGGATATTTAAAATTTGCTGGTGCCTTCCTG GCCTCATTAATCGAACCCAACAAATTCTGCAGCCACGGAAAAAAATACTAG